GGCCGTGGGCCGCGGCGGTGCGCCGGTGGTGCGCCGCGGCACGGCCGGCACCGCCGGGGCGGTGGCGCCGGAGCCGGAGACCCAGCTGACCTTCGACCTGGGCGACGCCCCCGACGAGACCGAGAGCACCGAGCTGCCGGACATGACCAGCGCCGAGCGGGTCGTCGCCGAGCTCGACGTGCTCGGCCTCGACGCCTCCCGGCACGTCCTCGACTTCTACCAGCCGCTGCTGGAGGCGCTCGGCGTCACGCGCTGCCCGGACCTGGTCGGGCAGCGCAGCCAGAGCGAGCTGCTCGTCGCCGGGGTCAAGGTCGCCACCCAGACCCCGCCCATCCGCTCCGGGCGCCGGGTCGTGTTCCTCACCCTCGACGACGCGACCGGGCCCGTGGACGCGACGTTCTTCGAGGACGTCCAGGGCCCGTACGCCGCCACGGTGTTCCACTCCTGGCTGCTGCTCGTGCGCGGGGTGCTGCGCCGGACCGGGCCGCGCGGGGTGTCGCTGCGCGCGACCGGGGCGTGGGAGCTGCCGGCGCTGTGGTCCTGCTGGAAGGACGGCGGGCTCGAGGCGGTCCACGCCGTGCTCGAGCAGGTGCCGGCCGGCTTCGACGACGACCCCGCCCGCCTGGGGGCCGCGGTCACCGGCGCCGCCGCGAGCCGGGCGAGCCGTCCGGTGCTCGCCCGGCCGCCGACGGGCCC
This genomic window from Aquipuribacter hungaricus contains:
- a CDS encoding OB-fold nucleic acid binding domain-containing protein, encoding AVGRGGAPVVRRGTAGTAGAVAPEPETQLTFDLGDAPDETESTELPDMTSAERVVAELDVLGLDASRHVLDFYQPLLEALGVTRCPDLVGQRSQSELLVAGVKVATQTPPIRSGRRVVFLTLDDATGPVDATFFEDVQGPYAATVFHSWLLLVRGVLRRTGPRGVSLRATGAWELPALWSCWKDGGLEAVHAVLEQVPAGFDDDPARLGAAVTGAAASRASRPVLARPPTGP